From Paraglaciecola sp. L1A13:
TAGCCATACGCGCATACTATAGTCGCCTGCACCAAATACACGTACTTGGCCAACGCCTTCTATTCGTGCTAATTCGTCTTTTACGTTTAACACCGCATAGTTTGATAAGTACAACATATCGTAGCGTTTATCTGGCGAGGTTAAATGCACGACCATAGTTAAATCTGGCGACGACTTTTCGGTTACTACACCTAAGCGCTGAACTTCTTCCGGTAGGCGCGGTTTAGCGCGCTCAACCCGGCTCTGTACTTGGGTTTGGGCTAAATCCACGTCACTGCCAATAGCAAATGTGATGGTTAAGGTCATGCGCCCATCAGATGTGGCCTGAGAAGACATATACAACATGTTTTCAACGCCGTTAATTTCCTGTTCCAGTGGCGAAGCCACCGTTTCGGCAATAACTTTAGGGTTGGCACCCGGATAATTAGCGGTCACAACTACGGTAGGTGGTACTACTTCAGGGTACTCAGTAATAGGCAGTTGCCATACTGAGATTGCACCCACGATAAAGAATATAAGAGATATAACCGCCGCAAATATGGGACGACGTATAAAATACTGCGAAAACATAATCGTCCCCTTAACCGCGATCTACAAGTGTTTCGTTGGCTTGCGCCGTCAATTCATTGCTAGTTTGGTCGAGTGATTTTTGTTGCTGGCGCAGTGCGGTAAGGATCTCTTGCGAGGTCATATCGACAACTTTGGGTTGTATTTGCATATTGGCTCGTACGCGCTGTAAGCCATTTATTACGATGGTGTCCTGGGGGAATAAACCGTCGGTGACTATGCGTAATCCATTGATTTTTTCGCCTAAAACAACGTTGCGATATTCAAGTTGATTATCTTGCTTTACAACCAACACAAATTTTTTGTTTAGATCCGTACCCACCGCTTTTTCATCAATTAAAATACCTTGATAAGAGTTACTGCCAACCAACTTAACTCGGGCAAATAAACCTGGTAGCAATGCATGATCTTGATTAGGGAACGTCGCGCGAATACGTATGGTGCCAGTTTGTTGATTCACTGCGTTGTCAACGAAATCAATGTTACCTGCATAGTCGAAGTTAATGTCGTTAGCCAAAGCCATATACACAGGGTTTCCACTAGCATCGCGGGTATTGCTGCGTTTTCCCGACTGAGCGAGCTGAACGTATTTAAGATAAGTTTGCTCATCAACATCGAAGTAGGCGTACATTTTATCCATTGATACCAAGCTGGTTAGTATGCTTTGCCCCGCTGTCACAAAGTTACCTTGAGTTATCTGAGCATAAGAAACACGGCCTGAAATAGGGGCTGTTACTTGTGTATAAGACAAGTCAAGTTCAGCACGTACCAATGCCGCCGATACTGATGCGACAGTTGCTGACGTTTGTTGCTTACGCGCTAAGCGCCCATCGAGAATTTCTATTGATACAGCGCGTTGTTCGCTTAGGGTTTTAGCTCGATTAAAATCGTTTTGTGCTTGTATATATGCGCTTTGCGCACTTTGAAGTTCTGCTTTTAGGCGATCAGCTTCTGCTTTAAAAGCGCGTGGGTCTATTTGAAATAGAACGTCACCCTTTTCAACAACCGCACCTTCCTCAAACAAAACGTTTTCAATGTAACCCGATACACGTGGAATCAAGGTTACTGTTTGCGGCGCCTGAAGGCGGCCGGTAAATTCGTCCCATTCAGTAATGCGTTCATGCACGACTTTAGCAACGGTTACTTGAGGTGCCGCTGGAGCTGTGGGTTGTTTAGGTGTATCTGGATCGCCGCAAGCTACCAAAACAATGCTAGCGGCTATGCCTAATATCCAATTTTTCATGCTGTGTTTTGTGCTCATGAGCCTAGTTTTCCTAATTTTTACGCTGTTGGTAATTTGATTCTTTGTAAAATTTGATACTTATGTACTGGTCGGTAAGAATATAGATGTGATTTACACAGTCAATCTATTTATGTACCGATTGGTAATTTATTTTTGTGCTAACTAATAACCGTTTTGATGAGTTCTCTTTTAAACGAGAGTATTTGATTGATAGGCGCCGTGAAATTTGAACTTTGCTTCATTTAGTCTGACTAACCATGAAACGCATAGTACGCAAAGGGCTGGGTGATATGAATGCCGAAAGCTGCAAGATTATTGCCTAATTCTATAAATTGGAAATAACCAATTTTCTGTACTTACTAGTAAATAACCCCTTATAGACAAGGGTTAATTACCTGTTTATTATGTGAGCATAATTATATCAGGAGCCGAATAATGAGTGCTGTTAGTTGTAATGCTGCAGTGGGTAGACCACGCGCTTTTGACATGCAAATTGCGCTTGAAAGAGCGTTAGAGGTTTTTTGGGCCAAAGGTTACGACGGTGCTTCACTGTCTGATTTAACCAGTGCGATGGGTATCAACAAGCCCAGTTTGTATTCTGCATTTGGTAACAAAGAGCAGCTGTTTTTAAAATCGATAGAGTTTTATGAAAATCGCCCTTGTGGTTTTTTTAAGCCCGCTTTAGCGCAACCAACCGCTTATGAAGTAGCGGAATATATGTTGTTAGGCGCGGCTAAAAATATGTCTGACCCATCGCATCCTCAAGGATGCGTTATGGTGCAAGGTGCGTTGGCCTGCAGTGAAGCTGCTGCTGGTGTAAAAGAAGAGTTAACTAAGCGCCGTCAGCAAAATGAAGAGCAAGTGCGTGATCGTTTCCAATTAGCCAAAGAACAGGGTGACTTAGCAAAAGATATTGACGTTGGCACATTGGCTCGTTTTATCAGTACCGTTATACAAGGAATAGCCATTCAAGCCAGCAGTGGCGCCACCGAAGACCAACTCGTTGACGTAGCAAAATTAGCATTAACGAGTTTTCCACGTAATTCTTAATTGCCGACTTAATATTATTTTTCTGCCTATTCATACGTGCTTACGCTAAGAATAGGCTGTATTGAAGCGCATTACCTCACCCCTTGGTTATATCGTTCGGGCGTGCCTACTGAATTATATTTACGAAGCAAAATCTGTCGCTAAGATCCTCTAAATTCTATTACTCAGTTGGTAAATAACGGAAAGTTCGGATAACGTTAAACTAACATACTGCTTGTCGTTAATGTGTGTTAAACATGCTGTAATTTGAGCTTCCTTTTAATCTTATTAATAATTGTAAAATATAGATAAACAAAGGGCTAAAGATATTAATTGGTTTTTGTTTTGCGTATAATCTTAATTGGTCTACGCAACGAAAAACGCAACTGTTGGCTGCATTGTAAAAGTAGCTTTTCACTGTCGATGTTTGATTAAATCGAGGTGTATGCAATCAGTTTTTAAAGGTCTGTAACACCGATACGTTCGGCGTTCTTTTATGCAGTTTCTCGTCATATCCATAGTGTGCAATATTTTATACGGAAAAAGATTATGAAGGTAATTTGCATTGGTGAAATGCTCATCGATTTTGTGTGTACAGATACCAACAAGGGTTTGGTAAATGGCGTTAATTACGTAAAAAAATCAGGTGGTGCGCCAGCAAACGTTGCAGCTTGCATCGGTAAATTAGGTGGTGAGCCAATTTTAGTTGGTTCAGTTGGTAATGATCCGTTCGGCGCGTTTTTAATTGAAGAAGTAAAACGTTATGCGGTTAACACTGATCATGTTGCGTCTTTGTCCACATCTACTACTTTGGCCTTTGTATCATTAGGTGATAATGGCGAGCGTGAATTTGCCTTTAATAGAGGGGCTGACGAACAGCTTAATCTAGATGACGCAACGATAGACACATTGTTGAGTGACTCAATTTTACATCTTGGTTCAGCCACTGCATTGTTAGGTGGTGAACTAGGCGACAGTTATTTGCGTATCGCTCAGCAAGCCAAGAAGAATGGCAATATTATTTGTTTCGATCCTAATTTCAGAATAGATTTATGGCGTGGCCGCGAAGCTGAATTCAGAGATATCTGTAATACTTACTTTGCCTTAGCTGATATTGTAAAAGTCAGTGACGAAGAACTAGTTTTGCTTTCACATCAGGATGATATGGCAAAGGGTTGCCAGTACTTTCATGATTTAGGTGTCAAAGTTGTATTGGTTACGCTAGGTCCAGATGGCTGCTTAATTTCACAAAATGGTCAGCAATATATTGTCCCAGCCTATGAGATTAATGCAGTAGACACCACTGGTGCCGGAGATTCTTTTATTGGCGCAATATTATTTCAAATGGCGAAAAGTGCGCCAGGCGAAAACTTCTATCAGGACGACTTCAAAGGTTTTATTGAGTTTGCCGGAAAAGTAAGTGGTTTAGTATGCGCTAAAATTGGCGCAATGACGGCGTTACCCACCTTACCTGAAGTTAATGCCATGACGTTCGTAGTTAAAAACAAAGCATAGATAAAATTTAATACTAATCAGATGGTTAGTATTAAATTAACCATTAAAAAGGGACCTTCAGTAACTGATGGTCCCTTTTTAATGTTGGCTTTTTTAAATACAGCAAATTTAGTCGATGCTTAAAAGTCGCTCTGCGGTATATTCATTGGTTATCAATGAGTTAACTAACTTTGAACGCAGGGCGCCTAGAATTGCGAAAACCTTATCTTCACCGGCAGCTATGGCAAATACAGGTTTGCTGGAGGCAACAATAAGGGGCGTACTAGCGACCCGTTGATTGATGCCACAGTCAAGCAACTGACCGTTTTTGTCAAAAACCCAGCTGATAATTTCACCGACTGCGCCGCCAGTTTGCAACTCGTCTAACTCTTTAGGCGTAACGAAACCATCTAAATGTAGTGGCGAATTAGTGCCTAAATTCCCTACACCTACAAAGGTTACGTCAGCTTGTCGAGCTAATGCCATATTCTGTGCAATATGCGGCATAACATGTAACTGATTTTTTGCTTTCACACTTTGCGGTAATACGGGCAGCGGCATAGGATAATGCTTAGCGTTTACGCGTTCGGCCATACGCACGACTACATCGTAAGGAGACGCCGCTCCATCAGATGTCATGTTACCAAGTAAGGCAACAATTCTATGCTGGGTGCAATCAAGTGGGGCCAACTCATCTACGCAGGCGCGCAATACTCGGCCAGTTCCCATAGCCAATATTTTGGGTTCTGTTGATTTTAAATGGCGTTCAATTTCGTTAGCTCCAGCTTGGGCTAAACCCACGGTCGAAGTAGGATCGCTAAGGTCACTTGGCACCACTTCACAAGAAAGTAGTCCAAACCGGTTAGCAATTTTTTCAGCCAAGTCCATGCACTTAGCAATGGGATGATCGAGTCTTACTTTTACTAACTTCTCGCTGACGGATAATGCCACCATGCGCTGAGCAGATTGGCGAGAAATTCCGAGCTTTTTTGCGATGTCATCTTGGGTATTACCCGCAACATAATATAACCAGCCGGCTCGAGCGGCGTCGTCTAATCGTCTATTTTCGGCACTGGAAAGCTTAACCACGTTTATCTCGCATATTAGGTATTGTGTTGAGCGTCGGTGCAAGCGCATAGAGATCTTGCCAATTTTGGATTGTCGTCAAATTATCAACAGAGGGTTCGACGGGTTGCCTCCATTGCTGCATATGGCCTGCGCCAGCATACCGGATAACCTGCATTTGGGCGGCCTTGGCCCCCTCGATGCCTGCAGGGGAATCTTCAATCACTAGGCAATATTGAGGATCAACCCCCATTTTTTCTGCTGCGTATAAAAATAAATCAGGAGCGGGTTTACCGTTTTCTACTTCAGAAGCAGTGAAAACGTTATCCCCAAAGTAGTGGCCAATACGCGTTATATCTAGCGCTCGACTGACTCGCTGAGGGCTGCTACTGGTCGCCACGCAATAAGGTACTTTGAGCTCTAATAACATTTGCTCTAGTCCAACTGTGGGTTCAAGCTCCAAAGCGAAAACCTGCATTAATTTAGTTTGATAGTCTTGGGAAAACGAATTTGCCAATGTTACGTTAAAGTCAGCGAAAATTTTGGCCGTGACATGCTCAAAACTATGTCCAAGAAAGTTCGCTTCAAAATATTCATCGGATATGGCCACATCAAGCTCCAAGAGCATTTGTAGCAATACGCGTTTACTGATAATTTCACTATCTATCAGTACCCCATCGCAATCAAAAATGATTAATTCTATGGGGTACTGCAAAAGTGATGTGTGGGAAGGAGTCATTCAATAACCGACAATTATTATTATTGTTTTAAATACCACTCTAAGGTCTTTTCAGTACCTGAAGCCCAGAGCATTTCTAACATCGACGTAAAATGATTAACAAATACGGTGTTGCGTGAGAGTGTCCCAAATATGTCCGTCATTTGCAAAAATATTGCTGGTTCCACTTTTGCCATAGAGGCTTGTTTTATAAGCCTTTTAGCTTGTGGGTCATCAATAGTTATTTTGCTATTGGCAACATCGCCTTCAGCACAAAGTCGACACCACAATGCCACAACTAACGCTAGTCCAGCACAATCTCTACCTTGTTCTAAATTCGCCACAATAGTGGGCAAAATAAATTTGGGTAAGCGGTTTGATGCATCTTGGCAGAGGCGCGGCACAGTATCGCACACCTCAGGATTAGCAAATCGAGATTCGATAACGGCAAAATAGTCATCAAAATCGACCCCAGGTACACTAGGTAAAGTAGGAATAACTTCCTGGGTAACCAGTTTTTTCAAGTACAAGCTTATAAGCGGGTGGGCCATAACATCGTGTACAAAGTGAATGCCGAATAGAGCCCCTGGATAGGCAATTGCCGCGTGGCCACCATTTAAAATACGTAACTTCATCAGTTCAAAAGGGGCTACATCTGCAACAAATTCGACACCAACTTCTTCTAGGGGAGGGCGTCCATTGGCAAAGTCATCCTCTAGTACCCATTGTCTAAATGGTTCGCAAAAAACAGGGGCTTGGTCTTCTATATCAAATAAAGTCACCAGACGTTGGCGCTCTTGCTCTGATGTTGCCGGGGTAATACAGTCAACCATAGAATTCGGAAAGGTAACGTTTTGGTCGATCCACTGGGCTAAATCGCCGTCGATCGCTGCTGCCATTTCACTCACTACGCGTTTGGCAATTTTACCGTTATGAGGAATATTGTCACAGGACATAATGGTAAAAGCCGGTTTGTTTTGTTCCTTACGACGTTTAAGCGCGGCTATCATTAAGCCAAATACGGTTGTGGGGGAGTCAATATTAGCGATATCCCTTTGGATTTCATCATGGGCAAGGTTGAACCCGCCCGTTTTATCGTCCATAAAGTAGCCACCCTCGGTAATCGTCAGCGACACTATGCGGATCTGACTATCGGTGAGCGCGTCAATTAACGTACTGGCATCATTTTCGATGAAATCGAGCATTGAAGCGCAAACCCTAGCGGTGAGTCCTTTTGCGTCTAGTTCTACCACGGTCGTTAACCAGTCCTGAGCTTTCAGCTTCTCACGCATAACCGAGTCGTAGGATTTAATGCCTGCTCCTCTGATAGCCCAATCATAGGCCAGACCTGCGTTAAATAGTTTGTCTAAATAAACCGCTTGATGAGCACGATGAAAATTACCAACACCAATGTGAATAATACCGGGTGAAAGCATTGCGCGTTGATAATTGGGTTTAGACACGTTTGGTGGTAAGGCATCAAGTGTGTCAAGGCCAAGTTTAATAGTCATTGAATTGAGCTCCTATGCTATGTAGCAAAATGCTAATACAAATCAGGTTGGTTAATTTCGCGGTTGAAAATAGCGAGACAAACCTAAAAAGGGTGTGTCTCGCTGTTTAGTCTAGTTACCCGAAAATGGAGTGGGTGGCAGAGTCTTACCCGCGGCATCAAAATGCATGATTTTGTTTTGCGGTGCGGTCAAGTTCACATCGTCGCCGTATTTCAATGGGCAATCACCATCAGCTTTAAGCGTAAGCGGACCCACGCCATCAACATGAATATGTAGAAAGGTTTCTGACCCCAGATGCTCAATTACACCCACTTTACCCGTCCAAAGACCTTTATCTTGTGTCACTTTTAAATGCTCCGGACGTACACCAACGCAACTGGTTGGATCGCCGTCAACCGGTTCAATATCAATAAAGTTCATTTTTGGCGAACCAATGAAACCAGCAACAAAGCGATTGACCGGAGTTTGGTACAACTCGAGGGGGGTCCCGACCTGCTCAATCACACCGGCGTTAAATACCGCAATGCGATCTGCCATGGTCATCGCTTCTACTTGATCGTGGGTGACATAAATCATCGTAGTATCAAGGGTTTTGTGTAACTCAGAAATTTCTAGGCGCATGTTAACGCGCAATGATGCATCTAAGTTAGACAGTGGTTCATCAAATAAAAATGCAGAAGGTTGACGCACTATCGCACGGCCAATTGCAACTCGTTGACGCTGACCGCCTGACAACTGTCCGGGTTTACGATCCAGATAATCCCCCAGATTCAGTATTTTTGCCGCAGAGGCAATTTTTGCCTCAATTTCAGCAGGGGGCACTTTTGCGCGTTTTAATGGAAACGCAATGTTGTTACGTACCGACATATGTGGATACAGCGCATAGGATTGGAACACCATGGCTAAGCCGCGCTTTGCCGGAGGCGTATTAGTGGCGTCTTTTCCGTCTATATCAATATTACCGCTGGTGGTATCTTCCAAACCTGCGATCATCCGCAACAAAGTTGATTTACCACAACCCGATGGACCAACAAATACGATAAATTCGCCATCGTGAATTTGTAGATCTATTGGTTTAATTACATTTACGTCGCCGAAATTTTTCGTGACCTGTTTTAAAGTAATGCTGCCCATGATAACGCTCCTATTTTACTGCGCCGAAGCTTAATCCGCGCACTAATTGTTTCTGACTAAACCAACCAAGTATAAGTATGGGCACAATGGCCATCACCGATGCTGCTGATAACTTGGCGTAAAATAATCCTTCTGGACTTGAATAACTGGCAATAAATGCCGTTAGCGGCGCTGCATTTGCTGCGGTCAATATAAGCGTCCAAAAAGCCTCATTCCACGCTAAAATAACGTTTAACAGTAGCGTAGAAGCAATACCTGGCAGTGCAAGCGGTAGTAACACATGAAATATCTCTTCACCAATACTGCATCCGTCCATACGTGATGCTTCAAGGATTTCATGTGGGATCTCTCTAAAATAGGTGTAAAGCATCCACACCATTATCGGTAAGTTGACCAGTGTCATAACAATGACCAAGCCCAATTTAGTGTCGAGCAAAGAGAAATCTCTAAACATCAAATAAATAGGGATCAGTACACCGACCGGCGGTAACATTTTGGTCGACAGCATCCACATTAATAAATGTTTAGTGCGTTTAGTTTGCACAAACGCCATGGACCAAGCTGCGGGTATGGCTATGATTAAACCTAGTAAACTAGAACCAATTGAAATCACTACAGAATTCCAAAAATGGTTAAAGTAGGGGGAACGCGCCAGTACGTCTGAATAGTTTTCAAGTGTCCAATCAAACATAAATAGACTGGGGTTGGCTGATATTGCCTCAGCTTCCGTTTTAAAGCTGGTTAGCAAGGTCCATAAAATGGGGAAAAAGATCATTCCACTTATGCCCCAGGCTAAAGCGGTATAAATAATTTTAGATTTATTACTGTTATTCATAGCCATAATTTAGTCCTCCAGGTTTTTGCCAATTAGGCGCATAAGGAAAATAGCGACAATATTTGCAATGATGACTGCGACAATACCTCCCGCTGAGCCTCCGCCAACATCAAATTGAAGTAATGATTGCGTGTAAATCAAGTAGGTAAGATTGGTCGAAGCATAGCCCGGCCCACCACTGGTTGTGACCAATATTTCAGCGAATATCGACAGTAAAAATATGGTTTCGATTAAAATTACGGCTGTTATAGCGCGAGATAAATGCGGCATAACGATATAAATAAATTTACTAAACGGACCGGCACCATCCAAATCCGCGGCTTCCAATTGCTCACGGTCAAGGGACTGAATAGAAGTGAGTAATATTAATGCTGCAAACGGTAGCCACTGCCATGACACAATGATGATAATTGACAACAACGGTATCTGCGCAAAGAAGTCGACGGGTTCGACACCAATCCACATGGCAAAGTGTGCAAATAACCCATTCACCGGATTCATGAGCATATTTTTCCACACTAAAGCAGAAACGGTCGGCATAACAAAGAACGGCGCTAACACCATAATGCGAACGTAATTTCGTCCCCAAATAGCTTGGTCAAGCAAAATGGCCAGGCCAATACCACCACAAATGGTGATAAGCAGTACACCGCCTACGAGCAACAGTGTATTGAAAAAAGAGGCAAAAAAAGCAGGATCTGTGAGAAAGAACTCATAGTTTAGAAAACCAATAAATTCTTCGCTTCCGGGTGTGAGTAGATTGTAATCTAAAAATGAGAAATACAATGTCATGCACAGCGGTACTATCATCCATGCCAACAACAATACGACGGATGGAAATAACATCATTCTAGCTAAGTTACGAGATTGCATCGTCGCCATAATCTAGACCTTCTTCAAGTGAAAACCATGGGTAAGTGACATGCACTTACCCCCCATCAAAAATTAACTATTTTGGATAACGTGCTTTACGCATTGCGCGTTCGACCAAGCGTTGCGAACTAGCCAATGCTTGCTCTACCGTCATCTGCCCAGTCAATGCAGCGGCAAATTGTTGGCCTACGGCAGTACCAATACCCTGAAACTCAGGTATGGCAACAAATTGCACGCCCACATAAGGCACGGGTTGCACGGTTGGATTTTTCGGATCAACTGACTCGATAGACGCCAGAGTTATTTCAGCAAAAGGTGCTGCATTTAGGTATTCAGGATTAGCGTACAAAGATGTACGCGTTCCTGGGGGTACGTTAGCCCAACCTTTTTCTTTTGCGACTAGAGCGAGGTACTCTTTAGATGTTGCCCAGCTAATAAACTTCATGGCTGCTGCGCTTTTTTCGCTGCTAGAAGGTACCGCAAGTGTCCAAGCCCATAACCAGTTTCCACGCTTGCCTAAGCCCATATCCGGTGCCATGGCAAAGCCTACTTTATCGGCGACTTCAGAATCTTTTTCATTGGTCACAAAGGCACCAGCAACAGTGGCATCTATCCACATGCCGCACTTACCTGTTTGAAACAATGCCAAATTTTCATTGAACCCGTTTGAAGATGCGCCAGGAGGGCCAGATTCTGTCATTATGTCAACATAGTATTGCAGGGTGTCTTTCCACTGGGGTGTGTTAAATTGTGGCTTCCAATTTTCATCAAACCAGCGGGCACCAAACGAATTTGACATGGCGGTAATCAACGCAATGTTTTCACCCCAGCCAGCTTTACCTCGCAGGCAGATCCCATATACACCAGCGTCACTATCTGTCATGGCTTTAGCCGCTTTGCGGATAAATTCCCAGCTAGGTTTGGTGGGCATTTCAAGACCTGCTTTTTCGATCAAGTCTTTACGGTACATGACCATTGAGCTTTCACCGTAAAAAGGCGCTGCATATAATTTGTCATTTACCGACAGGCCACTTCTGATAGCGGGAAGTAAGTCTTCTTCATCGTAATCCGCGCCTAAGCCGTCAAGTTCAGTTAACCAACCTTGCTTACCCCAGATAGGCACCTCGTACGTACCAATTGTCATGACGTCATATTGACCGCCCTTAGTGGCAACATCTGTGGTAACGCGTTGGCGTAAAATGTTTTCTTCTAGCGTGACCCACTGAAGGTCAATATCAGGATTTTTCTTTTCAAAATCGCTACTGAGTTCTTTCATGGTGATCATGTCGCCGTTATTTACCGTGGCGATGGTGATGGTTTCAGCGGCAACTGTTGCGCTCATACCTAACGCGACGCAAGTCAGCATAGTCAATTTGTTTAACATCGGGCATTCCCCTTATGTACAAAGTTAGATGTCTCATTCACTCGATAGGTAAATGAGACAGTTGTTATAATTTATATTAGCTTACAATTAGATAAAGCCGACAGAAGTCGGCTGATACCTAAAACTTAACCGAAATTTCAGATGTGATGCCGTCAAACCCAGTACCAATTTGGCCACCTGAGTTAATGCCTTCGTCTTGGTCAACATATTCGATTTTCAAAAGCGTTTTATCGTTAAACCAATAACCTGCTGCTACTTGAAGGCGCTCTACAGTGTTATCTGTTTGGGCGATAAGATCTGAGGTGTTCTCAGCTTCTGCGTAACGCGCGGCTACATAGAATTTGCCAGGGATAACATAATGCTGAGCCTCAACTGTCCAGTACTCAACCGACGTATCGCCTTTGATCACGCTATTTGAATCGAAAGTTGTTCCTGTCGGATCAACCACGCCGTCTATGCCAAAGTAAGTAATACCGGCTACTGCGTTTCCTGCTGTATCTGCGAAGGTAAAATCGTCACTGGATTTACCAATCATAAAAATCAAGCTAGTTTCAGGTGACGGTTGATACGCTAAGTTTAACTGAATGGTTGTTTGGTCAAGCCCTGGCATAACACCCACATGGGTATCACGCTCGCTGCTAGGTGAAGCTGAGAAGTTATAGTTTTCACCATCACCAAAACGATAGTTTGTGGTGGTTAAACCATCAAGGCTTGCTACGCCGTTTTCAAAACGTAACTGATCACCTTGATTTGCTTGTAAGAAATTCAAACCGACTTTAAAGCCACCCGTAAACTCGACGGCACCTTGTAATAGGTAGTTAAAACCTCGGTCTTCTTGAAACGCTTCGCCAAAACTTGAGGTGGTAACATGACCAACAACGTTGAAACTGCGAACCACACCTTCATCGTATGTCTGGGTGTATCGTAATTGCGCGCCATTTTCTGCTGTTGCGTAATCTGTTATTCCATTACCGATAAGGGCATTGCCTTGGTTGTCGGCCCCGTCTTGAAAGCCCTTAAATTGGAAAGGCGAGCCGCCTATATTACCTAAACGAAGCGTT
This genomic window contains:
- a CDS encoding sugar ABC transporter substrate-binding protein, with product MLNKLTMLTCVALGMSATVAAETITIATVNNGDMITMKELSSDFEKKNPDIDLQWVTLEENILRQRVTTDVATKGGQYDVMTIGTYEVPIWGKQGWLTELDGLGADYDEEDLLPAIRSGLSVNDKLYAAPFYGESSMVMYRKDLIEKAGLEMPTKPSWEFIRKAAKAMTDSDAGVYGICLRGKAGWGENIALITAMSNSFGARWFDENWKPQFNTPQWKDTLQYYVDIMTESGPPGASSNGFNENLALFQTGKCGMWIDATVAGAFVTNEKDSEVADKVGFAMAPDMGLGKRGNWLWAWTLAVPSSSEKSAAAMKFISWATSKEYLALVAKEKGWANVPPGTRTSLYANPEYLNAAPFAEITLASIESVDPKNPTVQPVPYVGVQFVAIPEFQGIGTAVGQQFAAALTGQMTVEQALASSQRLVERAMRKARYPK
- a CDS encoding carbohydrate ABC transporter permease translates to MATMQSRNLARMMLFPSVVLLLAWMIVPLCMTLYFSFLDYNLLTPGSEEFIGFLNYEFFLTDPAFFASFFNTLLLVGGVLLITICGGIGLAILLDQAIWGRNYVRIMVLAPFFVMPTVSALVWKNMLMNPVNGLFAHFAMWIGVEPVDFFAQIPLLSIIIIVSWQWLPFAALILLTSIQSLDREQLEAADLDGAGPFSKFIYIVMPHLSRAITAVILIETIFLLSIFAEILVTTSGGPGYASTNLTYLIYTQSLLQFDVGGGSAGGIVAVIIANIVAIFLMRLIGKNLED